Proteins encoded within one genomic window of Marasmius oreades isolate 03SP1 chromosome 4, whole genome shotgun sequence:
- a CDS encoding uncharacterized protein (MEROPS:MER0018608) produces MSLHILQNRIDTFTKSRRNKASSKSTNNLKWPHPSHYKATPQKLAEAGFFFDPSPGDKDSVTCYMCNKQLSEWAEEDDPFEIHFEKCGKKCGWASVKCGFVEDKDGTDGFAFKDKNRLPTSKAMEKARLLTFIWEDQWPHDKANYQSVNSKSMARAGFIYVPTEQGDDAVECMYCDVSLSGWNKEDDPTEEHRKRAKALCPMFPDIGTGSLKASTSKSKSKQKSIHMEVLMPTKDYDGQDDEEVPTAQKMTSTSKTPRKPKSTARGAKTPAARARSTSRSRQVPVDEEEEEEEEEEDPSRGVTPAPPPKSQKKPTTTHKRTRSRSKSAAPPQTDTDEDAVTARATRTRGKSKGIGETESDDQSSKAKPQRVRSKSKARVSVIPEDDAAEREDVKDDEEEPNLARKAKGKETKGNAKVATSVPAETPDDDPAPRTRKTSKAPKPDSTTASKAAQLESSGTSTSKKPSNHKRTASSTSKGKSRAIPLQAVESDNESDMRVEDIQPTTQLPPPAKNKTTKPKPKSNLAASRVEQEMDLDTEVVDSADPLDLVPPPSKTRPPSRSKVKALASRYESEEPPAPKPHKPQQPSHTTDNNNAVRLPSQRAAAAVKSASSKPASAHERNPSHSRSGSDWERREVDMELQLVEISSNEEDENGVKTPSPKKPKRKVKKMTTQEEEEKENKRGEVEQPKEKERVEVQHNVHEAIDLRKMDTHADDRPLLKKSDSKEKRVEETVEHDPMPPIKDVEMADSQDEFPPVGVQIPVGRPVTPPIVSMTPSFPPKTPFIPGTKGQTNVPPTPGVQFFPPLSKEPFVNLETLSNEELDMTVEEWIRYQMGIEYEKFRKDGENELAAFQKRADEVRRTIEAL; encoded by the exons ATGAGCCTTCATATCCTCCAGAATAGGATCGACACATTTACAAAGTCAAGGCGTAACAAAGCCTCCTCGAAATCGACCAACAACCTCAAATGGCCTCATCCATCTCATTACAAGGCAACACCACAGAAATTGGCCGAGGCAGGATTTTTTTTCGACCCGAGTCCAGGCGACAAAGATAGCGTTACATGTTATATGTGCAATAAGCAGCTTAGTGAGTGGGCGGAGGAGGACGATCCATTCGAGATTCATTTCGAGAAATGTGGGAAGAAATGCGGATGGGCCAGCGTGAAGTGTGGATTTGTGGAAGACAAGGATGGAACCGACGG CTTTGCCTTCAAGGACAAGAACCGTCTACCCACGTCCAAGGCCATGGAGAAAGCGCGTTTACTGACATTTATCTGGGAGGACCAATGGCCACACGATAAAGCTAACTATCAGTCAGTGAACTCTAAGAGT ATGGCGCGTGCCGGTTTTATATATGTACCAACTGAGCAGGGCGATGACGCAGTTGAATGCATGTATTGCGATGTATCCTTGTCTGGGTGGAACAAAGAAGACGATCCAAC CGAAGAACATCGGAAGCGCGCCAAAGCGCTTTGCCCAATGTTCCCCGACATTGGTACAGGTTCGCTTAAAGCCTCCACCTCGAAATCGAAATCCAAACAGAAATCTATACATATGGAAGTCTTGATGCCTACAAAGGATTATGATGGCCAGGACGATGAGGAGGTCCCAACTGCACAGAAAATGACTTCTACCAGCAAGACTCCTCGCAAACCCAAATCCACAGCGAGAGGAGCGAAAACCCCTGCGGCCCGTGCCCGTAGCACATCGCGGTCAAGACAAGTTCCAgttgatgaggaggaagaggaggaggaggaggaggaggacccCTCTCGTGGAGTCACACCCGCTCCCCCTCCTAAATCTCAGAAAAAACCTACCACTACCCATAAACGAACGCGGTCACGGTCAAAGTCTGCAGCCCCGCCTCAGACCGATACGGATGAAGATGCTGTCACCGCGCGTGCGACTAGGACAAGAGGAAAGTCTAAGGGTATTGGAGAGACGGAGAGCGATGATCAGAGTAGCAAGGCCAAACCCCAGCGAGTTCGTTCAAAGTCGAAAGCACGGGTGTCTGTCATTCCCGAAGACGATGCAGCGGAGAGAGAAGACGTCAAAGATGACGAAGAGGAGCCCAATCTAGCTCGGAAGGCGAAGGGCAAAGAGACGAAGGGCAATGCGAAAGTCGCTACTTCCGTACCAGCAGAAACGCCGGATGATGACCCTGCTCCACGGACACGCAAAACCTCGAAGGCACCAAAGCCTGACTCCACGACTGCGTCGAAGGCCGCCCAGCTAGAGAGTTCAGGAACAAGTACATCAAAGAAACCATCGAATCACAAAAGGACCGCATCCTCTACCTCGAAGGGTAAAAGTCGTGCTATTCCATTGCAAGCTGTCGAGTCCGACAACGAGTCGGATATGCGCGTGGAGGATATACAACCAACCACTCAATTGCCACCGCCCGCCAAGAATAAAACAACCAAACCCAAACCCAAATCGAACCTTGCAGCGTCTAGAGTCGAGCAAGAAATGGATCTGGATACTGAGGTGGTCGACTCAGCTGATCCCCTCGACTTGGTACCTCCACCGTCAAAGACACGACCACCTAGTAGAAGCAAGGTTAAAGCTTTGGCGTCGCGATACGAATCAGAGGAACCTCCGGCCCCGAAACCCCACAAACCCCAGCAGCCCTCCCATACCACCGATAATAATAATGCTGTACGCCTTCCTTCCCAACGTGCGGCGGCGGCGGTCAAGTCTGCGTCGTCAAAACCTGCGTCTGCTCATGAACGGAACCCAAGTCATAGCAGGAGTGGGAGTGATTGGGAAAGGAGGGAGGTTGATATGGAGTTGCAGCTTGTAGAGATATCCTCGAATGAGGAGGACGAGAATGGTGTTAAAACGCCCTCGCCGAAGAAGCCGAAACGGAAGGTTAAGAAGATGACAAcgcaggaggaggaagagaaggagaacaaAAGGGGTGAGGTTGAACAaccgaaagagaaagagagagtaGAGGTACAGCATAATGTCCATGAGGCGATCGACCTTAGGAAGATGGACACTCATGCGGACGATCGACCTCTGTTGAAGAAATCTGATTCCAAGGAAAAGCGGGTAGAGGAGACGGTGGAACACGACCCGATGCCGCCGATAAAGGACGTTGAGATGGCCGACTCTCAGGACGAGTTCCCTCCTGTTGGTGTACAGATCCCCGTCGGGAGGCCAGTTACTCCTCCGATTGTTTCCATGACTCCGTCTTTCCCCCCAAAAACACCATTCATTCCTGGGACGAAAGGTCAGACGAACGTACCTCCTACTCCTGGTGTCCAGTTCTTCCCTCCTCTCTCGAAAGAACCTTTTGTCAACCTCGAAACGTTGAGCAACGAGGAGCtggatatgactgtagaagAGTGGATACGGTATCAAATGGGTATTGAGTATGAGAAATTCAGGAAGGATGGCGAGAATGAGTTGGCTGCGTTCCAGAAGAGGGCTGATGAAGTTAGGCGGACGATTGAGGCGCTTTGA